Genomic segment of Octadecabacter arcticus 238:
ATGACGGCAAATGGTGGGAGCTATGAAAGAGCGGATTATCATGTCGAGACGAATGCCATTTCGATATCTAACACGATTACAAATGGGAATACTCGGCATCTCGTCCGAATGATGGAGTTATTGTCAAATCTGGTGTTTGAGTATTGTTGGTCATGCGGTGATCTGGTCGGGGTTTGTGGTTTCGATTCCGTCTTTGAACGTGACGCCTGTGATGACTTTTGCGAGGTAGTCAAAGCCGCGTAGCTTCCTCCAATTTTGCTCAGCACATTGCCCCAGTTTGAACATCATGTGCAGCATGCCATCGCGTGACAGGCAGCCCTTTGAACGCTTGGTACGATGCCGGATCGTCGCGAAGGCCGATTCAATTGGATTGCTAGTGCGGATG
This window contains:
- a CDS encoding SMODS domain-containing nucleotidyltransferase, translated to MKNFGFCRSCGIKQKYDDRLGNQQSMLLQEIKVVLLASFPRTTVKGSGPIVEVGFSDYNVEVAPVWGLENQFSYVCMTANGGSYERADYHVETNAISISNTITNGNTRHLVRMMELLSNLVFEYCWSCGDLVGVCGFDSVFERDACDDFCEVVKAA